One genomic segment of Rubeoparvulum massiliense includes these proteins:
- a CDS encoding basic amino acid ABC transporter substrate-binding protein, with protein MKKINFVLALMIVVVIGLTGCGTDSSTPAPQGNDAAQGSETQDGKQVENVDKAYVVGTNAAFAPFEWVDDKGEVQGFDMDITKAIAEAVGIQVEFKNTAWDSIFVGLNNGESDLLASGVTITEQRKQSFDFTESYFVAEQFIVVPEGTSVKTLQDLKDKEIGVLITSTGDIVVSEAFGQDSKQIHRYDTVPLALMDLVNGEVDAVVADNAVVLHFLKNNPNYKLELIEDETMETEEYGLVVKKGDQELLDKLNQGLQIIKENGTYDTIYESYFGTAAK; from the coding sequence ATGAAGAAGATCAATTTTGTTTTAGCACTCATGATTGTAGTAGTTATTGGGTTGACAGGCTGTGGAACAGATAGTAGTACTCCAGCTCCTCAAGGAAATGATGCTGCACAGGGCTCTGAGACGCAAGATGGGAAGCAAGTAGAAAATGTTGATAAGGCTTATGTTGTTGGAACCAATGCTGCTTTCGCACCATTTGAATGGGTCGATGACAAAGGAGAAGTACAAGGCTTTGATATGGACATAACGAAGGCGATTGCAGAAGCAGTAGGGATTCAGGTTGAGTTTAAAAATACAGCTTGGGATAGTATTTTCGTAGGACTTAATAATGGTGAGTCAGATCTTCTCGCTTCAGGAGTTACCATTACGGAACAAAGGAAACAGAGTTTTGATTTCACAGAATCGTACTTTGTTGCAGAACAGTTTATTGTAGTTCCAGAAGGTACTTCCGTTAAAACCCTACAAGATTTAAAGGATAAAGAGATTGGTGTACTGATTACTTCTACGGGTGACATCGTAGTAAGTGAAGCTTTCGGACAAGATAGCAAACAGATTCACCGCTATGATACAGTACCTCTTGCTTTGATGGACTTGGTGAACGGTGAAGTGGATGCAGTGGTAGCTGATAATGCAGTGGTGCTTCATTTCCTAAAGAACAATCCCAACTATAAGCTGGAGCTCATTGAAGATGAGACGATGGAGACAGAAGAGTATGGTTTAGTAGTGAAAAAAGGAGACCAAGAATTACTGGATAAATTAAATCAAGGCTTACAAATCATTAAAGAGAATGGAACTTACGATACAATTTATGAAAGCTATTTTGGTACAGCAGCGAAATAG
- a CDS encoding MFS transporter: MEKNKKAIFGWTMYDWANSAFATTIMAAVLPVYYSNVAAKGLDKVVATSYWAYTQTIAMLIVAVLAPILGVIADVSNSKRRFLFTFAGLGIISSLALALVGEGDYLLASILMVLGSIGFAGGNVFYDAFLPSVAPPGKMDAVSTKGYAMGYIGGGLLLLINLLMIMKYQWFGLPNQQVATQLSFASVGIWWFLFAIPIFRHVQEEPNENIDRTRDTPALTFAFSRVIQTFKEIRKFKQLFIFLLAFWLFNDGIATIIRMASAYGSSIGIGGNDLIAALLITQVIGIPCSFLFGWLAQRISAKHALYIALWVYVLIVALGFFMTSALHFYILAALVGLVQGGAQALSRSIYGSMIPKGRYTEFFGFFGISSKFSAIFGPFLFGYVGVLMGDTRYGIIPVFIFILLGMILLAFVDVEKGRQDASNEEALSTTSTSSSLQL; this comes from the coding sequence ATGGAAAAGAATAAAAAGGCTATTTTTGGTTGGACAATGTATGATTGGGCTAATTCAGCTTTTGCAACAACGATTATGGCGGCTGTGTTACCGGTATACTATAGCAATGTGGCTGCAAAAGGATTGGATAAAGTGGTAGCCACATCCTATTGGGCTTATACACAGACCATCGCCATGCTGATCGTTGCGGTGCTAGCACCAATCCTAGGTGTGATCGCTGATGTATCCAATAGTAAACGGCGTTTTTTATTTACCTTTGCCGGGTTAGGGATTATTTCCAGTCTTGCATTAGCGTTGGTTGGTGAAGGGGATTATTTACTCGCCTCCATTTTGATGGTATTGGGCTCCATTGGCTTTGCAGGTGGGAATGTGTTCTATGATGCTTTTTTACCGAGTGTAGCCCCGCCTGGGAAGATGGACGCGGTCTCTACGAAAGGCTATGCCATGGGGTATATTGGTGGCGGACTGCTCTTACTGATCAATCTTCTAATGATCATGAAGTATCAATGGTTTGGTCTGCCCAACCAACAGGTGGCTACACAGCTTAGCTTTGCCTCCGTTGGAATCTGGTGGTTCCTCTTTGCAATCCCAATATTTCGCCATGTCCAGGAGGAACCGAATGAAAATATTGATCGTACTCGTGATACTCCTGCCCTTACATTTGCATTTTCTCGTGTGATTCAGACATTTAAAGAAATCCGAAAATTTAAGCAATTATTCATCTTCCTTCTCGCTTTCTGGCTGTTTAACGATGGGATCGCTACGATCATTCGCATGGCCAGTGCCTACGGTAGCTCCATTGGCATCGGAGGTAATGACTTAATCGCTGCTTTATTAATCACCCAGGTGATAGGAATTCCTTGCTCCTTTTTATTTGGCTGGTTAGCACAGCGTATCTCAGCGAAGCATGCACTTTATATTGCACTCTGGGTCTATGTGTTGATTGTGGCATTAGGTTTCTTTATGACCAGTGCACTCCATTTTTATATTCTGGCTGCCCTCGTAGGCTTAGTTCAAGGCGGTGCACAAGCGTTAAGTCGTTCTATTTATGGAAGTATGATCCCGAAGGGGCGTTATACCGAGTTTTTTGGATTCTTCGGGATCTCTTCCAAGTTCTCAGCCATTTTCGGTCCATTTCTCTTTGGTTATGTAGGTGTATTGATGGGAGATACACGTTATGGGATTATTCCTGTTTTCATTTTTATCCTATTAGGCATGATTCTCTTAGCTTTTGTTGATGTGGAGAAGGGACGTCAGGACGCCTCCAACGAAGAAGCACTGAGCACTACGAGCACTTCCTCTTCTTTACAGTTGTAG
- a CDS encoding amino acid ABC transporter permease, producing the protein MNWEIIFEYRNIFLQGALTTLKITAIAILIGSILGLFLGLARMSKSRWLRVPAYIYVDFIRGTPLLVQIMIIHAALIPSIFGHSLGAMISGVVALSLNSAAYIAEIFRGGIQSIDRGQMEAARSLGLNHSQAMKFVILPQAFRRILPPLGNEFIALLKDSSLLMSISVAELMMAGKVVSGSYMVTWEAYLPVAALYLIMTLVLSQVVQYMERRLVTEKLS; encoded by the coding sequence ATGAATTGGGAAATCATCTTTGAATATCGGAATATTTTTTTACAAGGTGCGTTGACGACGCTTAAGATCACAGCGATTGCCATTCTCATTGGTTCAATTTTAGGATTGTTCTTAGGTCTAGCACGGATGTCAAAGTCACGTTGGTTACGTGTTCCTGCTTATATCTATGTGGATTTCATCCGTGGGACGCCACTATTGGTGCAGATCATGATCATCCATGCGGCACTCATTCCTAGTATTTTTGGACATTCGCTAGGTGCGATGATTTCAGGGGTTGTTGCGCTCTCTCTGAATAGTGCAGCATATATTGCAGAGATTTTTCGTGGTGGCATACAATCAATCGACCGTGGTCAGATGGAAGCAGCACGTTCCTTAGGGTTAAATCATAGTCAGGCGATGAAATTTGTCATTCTTCCACAAGCATTCCGAAGAATTCTTCCACCATTGGGTAATGAGTTTATCGCTTTATTGAAGGATTCATCCTTGTTGATGAGTATTTCTGTAGCAGAATTAATGATGGCAGGTAAAGTGGTATCTGGAAGCTATATGGTAACTTGGGAGGCATATTTACCTGTTGCAGCACTCTACTTGATTATGACTTTAGTATTATCTCAGGTGGTTCAATACATGGAGCGTAGACTGGTGACTGAAAAGTTAAGTTAA
- a CDS encoding YneB family resolvase-like protein — protein MNRQQAILYARVSTEKEEQVSSLERQMAEMREYAKLNHLDVVGEITEQASGYDVTREGILQLFEQVETNRDLIVLVIDETRIGRGHAKLAIIRTIQKLHGTIFSIEDQGPLRLNEMDGLVLQILAAVEEYQRTIHNHKISKGMKRAVELGYSPEKNLPRVRQGGRERTDLPMEEIIRLRQMNLTFADIAATLRGFGYPASKATVHRRYQEYLASKESGEPTESDEE, from the coding sequence ATGAATAGACAGCAAGCCATTTTATATGCACGTGTAAGTACGGAGAAGGAAGAGCAGGTTTCTAGTTTGGAGCGTCAAATGGCAGAGATGCGGGAATATGCCAAACTGAATCACCTTGATGTTGTGGGAGAGATCACGGAACAGGCTAGTGGTTACGATGTGACCCGTGAAGGAATTCTTCAGCTTTTTGAGCAGGTTGAGACGAATCGCGATCTGATTGTATTGGTCATCGATGAGACCAGAATTGGACGAGGCCATGCGAAGCTTGCAATTATCCGTACGATTCAGAAGTTACATGGCACGATTTTTTCTATCGAGGATCAAGGTCCCCTTCGTCTAAATGAGATGGATGGACTCGTATTACAGATTCTTGCCGCTGTGGAGGAATATCAGCGTACGATCCATAATCATAAGATCTCGAAGGGAATGAAGCGGGCGGTGGAATTAGGCTATTCACCTGAGAAAAATCTACCTCGTGTAAGACAGGGAGGAAGGGAACGGACCGACCTACCTATGGAGGAGATTATTCGGCTTCGTCAGATGAACTTAACATTCGCAGATATAGCAGCAACGCTAAGAGGCTTTGGTTATCCTGCATCGAAGGCCACCGTTCATCGACGCTATCAAGAATACCTTGCTAGTAAGGAGTCTGGGGAACCAACAGAGTCCGATGAGGAATAA
- the coxB gene encoding cytochrome c oxidase subunit II translates to MKRGWRFAIRLVPLLLLLTILATGCGQENLSTLQPKGDAADSQYSLIKLSIGIMLFVVSVVVIIFVYVLIRFRAKPGDNSIPKQVEGSAKLEFIWTAIPIILLIILAIPTVKNVFFLAQDVGEPKIKVTAHQFWWEFEYTEYGLVTSSDLVIPVGEKVPIEVASADVIHSFWVPGLGGKIDTNPTGQNGENKNITWLHAEEPGVYKGKCAEFCGPSHTFMDFKVIALPQDEYEQWVAKMKQPAPQPVTPLAQEGEQLFAQNCIACHAIDAEQKGPFPNLAYYGERQTVAGLFDFNKERLAEWIKDPQGMKPGNQMIINPLTDQEVDALVEYLSSLKFAE, encoded by the coding sequence ATGAAGAGAGGTTGGCGTTTCGCCATACGATTAGTTCCACTTCTTCTGCTTCTCACCATACTAGCAACTGGTTGTGGACAGGAGAACTTGAGTACTCTGCAGCCAAAGGGTGATGCAGCAGATTCCCAATACTCACTCATAAAGCTGAGCATTGGCATTATGTTATTCGTTGTATCGGTTGTTGTCATTATCTTTGTTTATGTACTTATCCGTTTCCGTGCTAAGCCAGGCGATAATTCTATTCCAAAGCAAGTAGAGGGAAGCGCAAAGTTAGAGTTTATTTGGACTGCGATTCCAATCATTCTATTAATCATCCTTGCGATTCCAACGGTGAAGAACGTATTCTTCCTCGCCCAAGATGTAGGTGAACCGAAAATCAAGGTGACAGCCCATCAATTCTGGTGGGAATTTGAATACACAGAATATGGCTTAGTCACTTCATCAGACTTGGTGATTCCTGTAGGAGAAAAGGTTCCCATTGAGGTGGCATCAGCTGATGTGATTCACTCCTTCTGGGTACCAGGACTTGGTGGAAAGATCGATACCAATCCAACTGGTCAGAATGGGGAGAACAAGAATATCACTTGGTTACATGCTGAAGAGCCTGGTGTTTATAAAGGGAAATGTGCTGAGTTCTGTGGACCATCCCATACCTTCATGGACTTTAAGGTAATTGCTTTACCACAGGATGAATATGAACAATGGGTTGCGAAGATGAAGCAGCCTGCACCACAGCCCGTGACACCATTGGCTCAAGAGGGTGAACAACTCTTTGCCCAAAATTGTATAGCTTGTCATGCCATTGATGCAGAACAAAAAGGACCATTTCCGAACTTGGCTTACTATGGTGAACGCCAAACAGTAGCCGGTCTGTTCGATTTTAACAAGGAACGCTTGGCTGAATGGATCAAGGATCCGCAAGGAATGAAGCCAGGCAATCAAATGATCATTAATCCACTAACGGACCAAGAAGTGGATGCGTTGGTTGAATACTTAAGTTCCTTGAAATTCGCAGAATAA
- a CDS encoding acetate and sugar kinases/Hsc70/actin family protein: MEGLWHVKIGIDAGGSLVKVVALEQGVPTFSSFSSSELPLLHQHLDLAQPEAIYATGCGAKLVSKILDEHFISKMIITPEMTSFCAGARYFVKEDQRFDQSFVLVSLGTGTSIFYVTPDQSQRVTGTAVGGGTLLGLGELMLGVKEFDILAKMARAGNRSHLDLMVGDLYPDVDSPLLREMTAANFGKLGEHAPEDIASAIFQLVLETNALLAIQAAKTYNVKQIIMAGSPISEPLVQERLRIIGTLLQFPISFLPHAPYSGAMGSIIIGENALHCE, from the coding sequence TTGGAAGGACTGTGGCATGTGAAAATTGGCATCGATGCAGGAGGTTCACTGGTGAAGGTGGTAGCCCTAGAGCAAGGGGTTCCGACTTTTTCATCCTTTTCTTCCAGTGAACTTCCCCTGCTCCATCAGCATCTTGATCTTGCTCAGCCTGAAGCAATTTATGCAACAGGATGTGGTGCAAAGCTAGTTTCGAAGATTTTGGACGAGCATTTTATCAGTAAGATGATTATTACACCTGAAATGACCAGCTTTTGTGCGGGGGCTCGCTATTTTGTCAAGGAAGACCAGCGCTTTGATCAGTCCTTTGTTTTAGTCAGCTTAGGTACGGGGACTTCGATCTTCTATGTGACGCCTGATCAATCTCAACGCGTTACGGGAACTGCAGTAGGGGGAGGAACACTCCTTGGCTTAGGGGAGCTAATGCTAGGTGTGAAGGAGTTTGATATCTTAGCGAAGATGGCTCGTGCCGGGAATCGTAGCCATCTTGATTTAATGGTGGGGGATCTTTATCCTGATGTAGATTCTCCATTACTCCGAGAGATGACAGCTGCGAATTTCGGTAAGCTAGGGGAGCATGCTCCTGAGGATATTGCTTCTGCTATCTTTCAGCTAGTACTAGAGACCAACGCACTACTAGCGATTCAAGCGGCCAAAACCTATAATGTGAAACAGATTATTATGGCTGGTTCTCCCATCTCGGAGCCATTGGTTCAAGAACGTCTACGGATAATCGGTACTTTACTACAGTTTCCCATATCATTTCTTCCTCATGCACCTTATTCCGGGGCAATGGGAAGCATTATAATTGGTGAAAACGCTTTACATTGTGAATAG